One Vibrio quintilis DNA segment encodes these proteins:
- the phrB gene encoding deoxyribodipyrimidine photo-lyase, which translates to MKLVWYRRDLRTIDHSALNYALATGEFVSAVYVATPEQWKQHQMSPRQADLIRRRLSTLRDELAQLNIPLYYMEAGTFDGSVDAVTDIARAIGANEVLVNTEYEWNEQLRDQALSFELASAGITFREFHDKCLLSPGEVLNRQGCYFKVFTPFQKTWRLLFKTPKIVPAVKATQQDPSRIDAERLFSGSVSFRYPCESSEAWSVDSAVINQRLRQFCREKVDLYHQKRDFPAGDNTSMLSPYLAIGVLSVRQCVAALFAESEGGSLSQGAESWLNELIWREFYQHLIVFEPALCRGACFHRWGEQIHWQFDEATFTRWKEGMTGYPIVDAAMRQLKHTGWMHNRLRMIVASFLTKDLHINWRHGEAYFMSQLIDGDYASNNGGWQWSASTGCDGQPYFRIFNPVTQGQKFDPEGHFIRQWIPELKNVPDRWCHEPWKMASVSSLSYPSPIVDHQTERKITLAVYQAAKEGQVYVP; encoded by the coding sequence ATGAAATTAGTATGGTATCGGCGGGATCTGAGAACAATCGATCACAGTGCATTAAATTATGCACTGGCGACGGGGGAATTTGTCTCAGCTGTCTATGTGGCAACACCAGAGCAGTGGAAGCAGCATCAAATGTCACCAAGGCAGGCGGACCTGATCCGGAGGAGATTATCGACGCTGCGTGACGAGTTAGCGCAGTTAAATATTCCCCTTTACTATATGGAAGCCGGCACCTTTGATGGCAGTGTGGATGCTGTGACTGATATTGCCCGGGCGATTGGTGCCAATGAAGTGCTGGTGAATACGGAATATGAATGGAATGAGCAGCTGCGCGATCAGGCACTGAGTTTTGAACTGGCCTCAGCCGGAATCACTTTCCGGGAATTCCATGATAAGTGTCTGTTGTCACCCGGAGAAGTGCTGAACCGGCAGGGATGTTATTTTAAAGTATTTACGCCGTTTCAGAAAACCTGGCGTTTGTTATTCAAAACACCAAAGATTGTTCCGGCTGTCAAAGCTACACAACAGGATCCGTCCCGTATTGATGCTGAACGGTTATTCTCCGGTTCTGTCAGTTTTCGTTATCCATGTGAGTCAAGTGAAGCATGGAGTGTTGACTCCGCTGTTATCAATCAGCGACTCAGACAGTTTTGCCGTGAAAAAGTGGACTTATATCATCAGAAGCGGGATTTTCCGGCGGGCGACAATACAAGTATGTTATCCCCTTATCTTGCGATAGGCGTTTTGTCAGTCCGTCAGTGTGTTGCAGCACTGTTTGCGGAATCGGAGGGGGGCAGCTTAAGTCAGGGGGCTGAATCATGGCTGAATGAATTGATTTGGCGTGAATTTTATCAGCACCTGATTGTCTTTGAACCCGCCCTGTGCCGGGGCGCTTGTTTCCATCGCTGGGGAGAGCAAATTCACTGGCAATTTGATGAAGCAACATTTACCCGCTGGAAAGAAGGGATGACCGGATATCCAATCGTTGATGCCGCCATGCGTCAGCTCAAACATACCGGTTGGATGCACAACAGGCTCAGGATGATTGTCGCCAGTTTTTTGACGAAAGATTTGCATATCAACTGGCGTCATGGTGAAGCTTATTTCATGAGTCAGCTGATTGATGGTGATTACGCATCAAATAATGGTGGCTGGCAGTGGTCAGCATCCACCGGTTGTGACGGACAACCCTATTTCCGGATTTTTAATCCGGTCACGCAGGGGCAGAAGTTTGATCCTGAAGGCCATTTCATCAGACAGTGGATCCCTGAGCTGAAAAATGTACCGGATCGCTGGTGCCACGAGCCGTGGAAAATGGCTTCTGTCAGTTCATTGTCATATCCTTCGCCCATCGTTGATCACCAGACAGAAAGAAAGATAACCTTAGCGGTTTATCAGGCAGCGAAGGAAGGTCAGGTGTATGTGCCGTAA
- a CDS encoding L,D-transpeptidase family protein encodes MCRNFLYFLLLWNCLAYARTYNIPPPGSRMVGEIVYHQVEKGETVAAVADKYDVGFLAVMEANPGVDPFLPTPGDILTIPAQTILPDVPYEGIVVNLAELRLYYFEPAKHLVHIFPVGIGRIGRDTPEMKTRVSEKRPNPTWTPPQSIRNEYKKKGIDLPSVVPAGPDNPLGLFALRLAHGAGDYLIHGTNKNFGIGLRVSSGCIRMNPKDIDWLFHQVRVGEKVRVIDEPVKVSLEPERAVYMEVHEPLTRSDGSKKRLSLPQALVWWLDEFNYPDKKAKAALVTKNGIPIEVVSHD; translated from the coding sequence ATGTGCCGTAATTTTTTATATTTTCTGCTGTTATGGAATTGTCTGGCTTATGCCAGAACCTATAACATTCCCCCGCCAGGGAGCAGAATGGTTGGCGAGATTGTTTACCACCAGGTTGAGAAAGGCGAAACGGTAGCTGCCGTGGCTGATAAGTATGATGTTGGATTTCTTGCTGTGATGGAAGCCAACCCTGGTGTTGATCCATTCCTGCCCACACCGGGAGATATATTGACGATACCGGCGCAAACGATTCTGCCGGATGTGCCTTATGAGGGCATTGTCGTTAATCTGGCGGAATTGCGATTGTATTATTTTGAACCTGCCAAACATCTGGTTCATATTTTTCCTGTCGGCATTGGCAGAATCGGCCGGGATACACCCGAGATGAAAACCCGGGTGAGTGAGAAAAGACCGAATCCGACCTGGACACCGCCTCAGTCCATTCGCAACGAATATAAAAAGAAAGGCATTGATCTGCCTTCGGTTGTCCCGGCCGGACCAGATAACCCATTGGGACTTTTTGCGTTAAGGCTGGCTCATGGTGCGGGTGATTATCTAATCCACGGCACTAATAAGAATTTTGGTATCGGGCTGCGTGTCAGCTCCGGTTGTATCCGGATGAACCCCAAAGACATTGACTGGTTGTTTCATCAGGTCAGGGTGGGCGAAAAAGTTCGGGTGATTGATGAACCGGTGAAAGTCTCCCTTGAACCGGAACGAGCGGTTTATATGGAAGTTCATGAACCACTGACCCGCAGCGATGGTTCGAAAAAGAGATTATCTTTACCACAGGCGCTGGTGTGGTGGTTAGATGAATTTAACTATCCGGACAAAAAAGCGAAAGCGGCGCTGGTGACAAAAAATGGGATTCCGATCGAAGTTGTCAGTCACGATTAA
- a CDS encoding YbgA family protein, whose amino-acid sequence MMTTKIPVGISGCVLGNKVRFDGGHKSNRFILDTLSEFFDFHPVCPEVEVGMGVPRPVIRLIELEGRTALVQSKNESVNYTDTMYRYAENKINTMQPKKLCGYVVASKSPTCGMQGVKVYQQGGVRKDGTGLYTAKLIEKMPWLPVEEDGRLNDPVLRENFIARVFCLYDLYQSVSDVPSPAEIIAFHSRYKFTLMAHDPLSYRALGQMVANIKDTDINEFFVQYRLGLMNALTKRASRKNATNVLMHIQGYFKPFLNPVQKKELTRLIHDYRQGVLPLLVPVTMIQHYLSQYPNAYIAQQQYLNPYPQGLKLRYGL is encoded by the coding sequence GTGATGACAACGAAAATTCCTGTAGGGATCAGTGGATGTGTACTCGGTAATAAAGTCCGTTTTGACGGAGGACACAAAAGTAACCGCTTCATACTTGATACGCTTTCTGAGTTCTTTGATTTCCATCCTGTTTGTCCGGAAGTTGAAGTGGGAATGGGTGTGCCAAGGCCTGTTATCCGGCTGATTGAGCTGGAAGGAAGGACGGCACTGGTTCAATCCAAAAATGAATCCGTGAACTATACCGATACCATGTACCGGTATGCTGAAAATAAAATCAATACCATGCAACCGAAGAAGCTGTGTGGCTACGTGGTTGCTTCTAAGTCACCGACTTGCGGTATGCAAGGGGTAAAAGTATATCAGCAAGGTGGTGTGCGAAAAGATGGCACAGGTTTATATACTGCAAAATTAATTGAAAAAATGCCCTGGTTACCTGTTGAGGAAGATGGCCGGTTAAATGATCCCGTGCTCAGAGAAAACTTTATCGCACGGGTGTTTTGTCTGTATGATTTATATCAGTCTGTTAGTGATGTGCCGTCACCGGCCGAAATTATTGCATTTCACAGTCGCTATAAGTTTACGCTGATGGCGCATGATCCTTTGTCATACCGGGCTCTGGGGCAAATGGTGGCAAACATCAAAGACACGGATATAAACGAATTTTTTGTACAATACCGGTTGGGTTTGATGAATGCGCTGACGAAAAGGGCGAGCAGAAAGAACGCGACTAATGTATTGATGCATATTCAGGGGTATTTTAAGCCGTTTTTGAATCCGGTACAGAAAAAAGAACTGACACGTTTAATTCATGACTACCGGCAGGGCGTGCTACCTTTGTTAGTTCCTGTCACAATGATTCAACATTATTTATCTCAATATCCGAATGCGTATATTGCGCAGCAACAGTATTTAAATCCTTATCCACAGGGACTGAAGTTACGTTATGGACTCTGA
- a CDS encoding MerR family transcriptional regulator yields the protein MDSEEKLYAIREVSEITGVKPVTLRAWQRRYHLIEPKRTQKGHRLFDEQDIQTIQNIRQWLAKGISIGKVAQLIKNTTEDVSLVADSATNLDECEQLLDALSQLNRGRAEEVIASAFRMYPLAIVEAQFIIPVVNILETMKGSQKSVRKSLFQSLITTHLSWMVTVENKASSLGKCLCVSFDPAGSVWAWLHTVKLAEKGYYLVMLDGVEDVSGLSGHVSHHQFNKVDFYSNKSLTIKQQRAIHEFSESFTGEGVSCSGMLTQLHQELGDS from the coding sequence ATGGACTCTGAAGAAAAATTATATGCTATCCGCGAAGTGTCTGAGATTACGGGCGTTAAACCCGTTACACTGAGAGCGTGGCAGCGTCGTTATCATTTGATTGAGCCGAAAAGAACTCAAAAAGGGCACCGTTTATTTGATGAACAGGATATTCAGACGATTCAGAATATCCGCCAGTGGCTTGCCAAAGGGATTTCAATTGGTAAAGTTGCGCAGTTAATCAAAAACACAACGGAAGACGTCAGTCTTGTGGCTGATTCAGCGACGAATCTGGATGAATGTGAACAATTACTCGATGCGCTTTCTCAACTGAACCGGGGACGGGCTGAAGAGGTGATTGCTTCTGCGTTCCGGATGTATCCGCTGGCAATTGTGGAAGCACAGTTTATCATTCCGGTTGTCAACATTCTTGAAACCATGAAAGGGTCGCAAAAATCGGTCCGCAAAAGTTTGTTTCAGTCATTAATCACAACGCATCTCAGCTGGATGGTGACGGTCGAAAATAAAGCCAGCAGCCTTGGAAAGTGTCTGTGTGTGAGTTTCGACCCTGCCGGGAGTGTATGGGCGTGGCTTCATACCGTGAAGCTGGCAGAAAAAGGTTACTACCTGGTGATGCTGGATGGTGTTGAAGATGTCTCGGGTTTGTCCGGTCATGTCAGCCATCATCAGTTTAATAAAGTGGACTTTTATTCAAATAAGTCACTGACGATAAAACAGCAGAGAGCGATACATGAGTTCAGCGAGAGTTTTACCGGTGAAGGCGTTTCCTGTTCCGGCATGCTGACTCAGCTACATCAGGAATTGGGGGATTCATGA